AATGCGGCTAATATTTCCTTGAGTGCAGGTATCACGGTTATCAGCATCAAGAGGACTACCAATAGCAAATACTTGATAACCCACTTTTGCTGTCCCAGGACGAGCTAAATTCAGATGTGGTAAATTTTTGCGATTTTGGATTTTTAAAGCCGCTAAATCCACGCCACCCCTCGCAAAACCGATCACATCGGCGGGTACTTGCTTACCATCTCGAAACGCCACGGTGACAACGCTAGGACCACCATCAACTACATGAGCATTGGTAATAATTAAACCATCCTGACTGACCAGAAAACCGCTACCATGTCCATTACCATTTTTAACGGTGACAACAGCAGCGCCTCCTTTAGTGCAAACTTGATTTGCTATGTCCCCCTCTGGTAACGCCAAGACGCTGTTATTGCTAGTCATACCCATGAGGTTAAACATAGAAAACAGCGTCAAAATACCATATCGGTACGATAGATGCTTCATATTAGTTGTGTTCCCTGGTAACATTACACCCAATCCAATGCTGTATAAATTTCAAGCGTAGCATTGCTTGTGACAGCAACTTAGTGATTAGACGTAAGTAGCAAATATTTTGTTTCTATGGAAATCCAGTAGCTATTTATTTCGAGGATTTTTCGGCTCAAATTTCAAATATGTTCCTCCCAATCCTTCTACAATTATTCTTGTATTAGCAGTCATCATTTTCTGATAGGTTTCTCCGTCACTTCCTGGTTCACCTAGTCCGTCAATATAAAGTGGTTTTTGAGAAACTCTGACTTTCGCTGCTGTCGCTACAGGTGCGAGTAAATTGGAATTGGTATTTGTATCTGCAAAAATTGTTGGTACTTTAGCTTTTTGAATATCCTTAGCCAAATTTCTGACTTCTGTATCTGTCAATTTTCCCATATTTTTAACATTACCTAAATTGACTGAATAGGGAATATCATAAGCTTTGACATAATAAATCATTGCTGAATTTGTTGTAATTAATTTTCGATTTTTATCGGGAATACTAGCTAGTCTTACTTTAATCCAATTATTGATTTGATTGATTTCTTGGGTGATTATTTTTGTATTTTTATTATAGATTTTCTTATTTTTTGGTACTAGTTTAATTAAACTACTATTAATTATCTCTACCATTTTGATAGTATTATTTGGATTATGCCAAACATGAGGTTCAACAATTTGTTTACCGGTTTTTCCAATTTTGATGAAATTTACACCTATAGTTTTAGCAACGGCAATTTTTGATTTAGGCTTTTTGATCTCTTCAATAATTTTAATTAACCCTGGTTCAAAGTTATAACCATGATATAATACTAAACCAGCATTTTTAATGGCTTGATTATCTTCTGGTACGGGTTTATAATTTATAGGATTTATCCCAGGAGGAATTAAACAAATCAGATTAATTGTATCTCCAGCAACTTGTTTTGTTAAATCGCAAATTACGCTATTAGTTGCTACGACAAAGGGCAAATTATTATTAATATTATTATTGGTGGTATTATATGTTGTACTAATAGTTTTATTTCCACATCCAAATAAACCTACCATTACACCTAGAATGATAGTTTTCAATAAATGTGAAGATAGTTTTTTTTCTAACATAATTGATTGTAATTGATGAATATATTAAAAAGTCCAGAAATAATTATATAAAGTAATAAAGACACAGACTTGCTGTGTCTTGTAAAACATTTATTGTTCTAATTTCTTAAATTCCCACCATAGGTAATTTACCTTGTAATTTTTGTAAATTAGCTTGAACACAACTAGTGCAACTACAACCAGTTTGTTCGATTACAGAGTGTGTGATGCTATTTATTTGCGGTGTAACTACTATATCAAGATTGGCTTGAGTAGATGTCACCACAATCATTTGCACAGCAGGTGTAGGTTTGAAATTGGAAGCGTGTGCTGGGTTAACTACCAATAGCAGAGATGCGAAAAACATAGGAAAAGCCAGTAAAATCAGTTTGACTATTTTCATAATTCACACATAAACCATAAACGTCATTAGTCAATTATCAGAGGATTTTCCTACCAGTCAATACTTCTCGCACTTCCAGCATGGCTGAATAGGTGGGGAGAATGTGTAAAGTTTCATTTGCTGGTGTATGCTCTAGAGCAGTAGCGATCGCTTGCTGCAAATTTGGCTCTACAATCAGATTGATGTCACTGTCCAGAGATTCCTGACTATAACGTAGACGTAAAGCCATATCATACACGCGATCGCCACTCACAATCAACGTTCCACCCCTTGTTACCAACTTTTCTGTATCCACATCCCAAATCCATGATACATCAGTACCATCTGGGGTTCTGTCATTCAACACCAATAAAGTAGTTTTATCGGTACTTTGAGTGACGACACGAATAGTTTCATTTGTTCCTACAGGGTTTTTTGATAATAGAATCCGCACCCGTTTACCGTCAATTACTAAATCTTCTGCACGACCAAAAGCAGCTTGAAAATTATTAATTCCATCCCTAATATTAACCTCATCAACTCCTAATGCTTGCGCTGCTGTAGCTGCTGCCAAAGTATTATATTTGTTATATAAACCCACGAGAATTTGTGACCATTCCTGACTTAATAAAGCAGGTTTACTTTTAGTAAAACCACAACTAGGACAAGTAAAATCTCCCAAATGGGACAAATAAACCCCTTGATAATCTAAAGCATGACCACATCTAGGACAATAAATAGAATCAACAGCATGAGGAATAGCTTCTAAATAATTCTCAGGCTCATTTAAACCAAAGAATAAAACCTTTTGGGGTAACTGTTGACCCAAATAGGATAAAGTCGGATCATCAGCATTGGGAATAACTACCGTTGTTGTTGGTAAAGTAGCAATCACCTGAGTCCACCGCTTACTAATACTATCCACTTCCCCATATCTATCCAACTGGTCACGGAACAGATTCAAACAGAGAATAATTCGCGGTTGTAATGGTTTTAAAACCTTGGGAACTATATTTTCATCAACCTCCAAAATTGCATAATCTACATTCAGATTTCCCAGCAAACTAGCATTGTCTATTAAAGCCGTCGCTAACCCATTTTCTAAATTTGCACCAGTAGAATTATGGGCAACACAGAAACCATTCCGTTCTAAAATAGTACATAACAGTAATGCCGTAGTAGTTTTACCATTCGTCCCCGCAATGAGAATTACCCCATTTTTAACCTGCTGACTCAATAACTCCAAAATCCGAGGTTCTATCCGTCGCGCAATCGAACCGGGTAAAACACTAGCAGCACCAAGACGCAATGACCGCACCAAAAACGTCACACTTTTAGCCATTGATACCGCAAAACCCAAGCGGAGTCTATCTATAACCTTTATTTTCTTACCCACAGTCATGATTTATAAATAACCTATAATTGCCAAAAGAATTTTAACCCTTAATCCCAATTTTATGTGAAGTTGCACAGAATCATGAAATCCATAAATCCATCCGTCTTTATCTGCGTTTATCTGCGGTCAATTATTCTGGAAATTTTATTCTAGGGAATTTCATCTTAGAGGGTGTTTTAAAAGTATTAGATGAAACCGATAATCTCCAGAAACCTAACCCCCCTTCCCTACGTTAGCGCAGCGTGCCGAAGGCTGGGAATGGGGGTTTCAAAGCCTCTCCCCGCATCGGGGAGAGATTTGGAGAGGGGTTTATTTATACATTAAAAACTTTTCAAACATCCTCTTAACTTGGTATAAGTTTAACTAATTAGAAAAGATAGCATCAAAAGGAGTATAGTCTAACAATACCTTGTCCAAATCGAAAAAAGTCTTGATTTCTAGTAGTTCGTCAAATTTATTTTGACGGGTAATGATCGGAAAAAACTTCTGTTCTTGCCTCCCCTGCCCCCCCTGCCTCTCTTCTCCCCCTGCTTGCCTTCACCCGTCATTTTCGGGTTGACAGACTACTAGTGGTCTGTCAAGCTTAAAATTGTCTGTATCCAATTTTGGGAATCTTTGATTTAGGAACTGATTAAACACAAAAACAAAATTGACAGACCACTAGGTTGGGCTGTTCGCGCAAGCGTGCCGCAAGGCACAGGAGAAGTGTGTGGAGTATGTCACCATCAGTTCAGCACAAACTCACAAAAAATAGTAGCAAAGACAAGGTTTCTGTTAATGAATAGCATAAAGTGGCTTTTTTCACAAACTCAAATAATTACTAATTGGAAACGGTTAGTGTCGAAATGCTTGCTGCTGCTTGTTTGCCTATTCGTAATTAGTATGCAGCCAGCATTAGCAGGTATTAAAGATGACCGATATGATGGCAATATTTTTGTAATTTATGCTGGTAATGGTTCTCTCGTTCCCCCCAAAGAAACTCTAGCACAGACATTAGCAGAACATAAACCAGCAATAGTGACATTCTACACTGATGACAGTAGCGATTGCAAAAAATATGCGCCGGTTGTTTCCGAGATGCAAGCATTCTATGGTCGCGCCACAGAAATCATTCCTGTCAGCGTTGATACTCTTTTAGCGGACAATACCTATCAACCCACAGAAGCGGGATATTACTATGGAGGAAGTGTTCCTCAAGTTGTAGTTTTTGACCAGTCAGGTAAGGTAATCTTGAACAAAAAAGGTCAAGTACCTTTTGAGGAAATAGACGACAAATTGAGAGAAATATTTGACTTATTACCCCGCACTGAGTCAGTCGAGTTAAAACGACGTTCACCAAGAGAATTCAGCAGTCAGTTAGAAGACCAATAGAATAGCTTAAGTCATACCCCATACCTCGTTCCCAGTCTCTGACTGGTAATGCTGTCACAGAGACTCTGCCTCTATTATTATGGAAGGCAGAGCCTTCTGAATTCATTCCCATACAGAGTATGGGAACGAGAAAAGCATAAGTCATACATCATACCTCGTTCCCAGTCTCTGACTGGGAATGCTATCACAGAGGCTCTGCCTCTATTATTATGGAAGGCAGAGCCTTCTGAATTCATTCCCATACAGAGTATGGGAACGAGAAACGAGAAAGTATGGGAACGAGAAAAGGAGAAATACATTATTTCACCGAGAAAATTGCCGTTTTAAAGCTGTAAAAACTGGACAAGGGGCTGATGTTTGTAAATTCTCCGGTTTATTCCAAGTAAAAGGTGCTTTTTGAGCCGCAGACATCCATAATAGTCTTTTGGCTCTAGTCATGGCAACATAAAGTAAACGATATTCTTCAGCAATTTTCAGGTATTTTGATTCTTCCCAGGCTTGGTTAATATCTGGTATGGGTTTTTTGTGAAGTCCAGCACGAATTTGGGCGCGGGCAACTTCTGATAGAGTAAAATCACCTAAAAATTGTCCTTGGGGGGGAATCCAAAAGCGTCCAGGAATTAAATTTTCATGGAGAAAAGGCAAAAATACATAATCCCAGTCTAGCCCTTTGGCTTTGTGCATGGTGATAATTGTTAATTGTCCGGCTTTGGTGTATTGTGCTTCTACATTTTCTGGTTCTACAGATTCAAATCTTTCGGAATTGACAATTTCACTTAAAGTTGAGATCATTGCCCCCATAGAACTATTACCAAAAATTTGCTGATTTACCCGTTCTGCAAGTTTATCCGCAGTGGCCAATTCGGCTTGATCATATTTTAAGGTTAAGGCCAAAAAAGAAATTATTTGATAAAATGGTAATTCTAAATAAGCCCTGAGTAAACTCCGACAAAGATGAGCCGCTTTTTGGACTGTTTCTGTTTGGGGTGTGGCTAAAGGACCCGGATATAGAAATTCTTCAGGTAAACTAGCCAGAGTGTTAATATCTTGGGTAGGAATTAATTGTCGTTCTACAAGGACTTCTAAGGTAGCTTTGAGATAATCGGGGGAATGGGGGCGATCGCAAAACTGCAATAATGATAATATCTCTTGAGGAACATGAGAACGACGTTCTTTTTCTCCCACATCATAAAGTTTAATTTTATGTTCTTTGCATATTGGTTCTAAAGCCGCAGCTAACCATCGTCCTTGACGATTTTCTCGCACTAATATCGCTGCACAAGCTTGGGGATTTTCTGTAAATAGTTCAATTGCTCTTTGGGAAAGTAATTCAACTGTATGATGAATATCTCTAGGAGTATAAAGTTCGAAACCTTGTCCCACAGGTTGAGGATTGCCATTTTCTTGATTAACTGGGTGAATTTTCTGATTTCTAAATGGTGCTTGTCTATGTTGAGTTTTGGCAAAATCTTGATTATTGACCCATTCTAAAGCAAAGTTAGCCGCATCAATAATTATTTGTGTACTACGACCAGCTTGATCCATTTCCGCTAGTCTATCTTGAATTTGACAATCTTCGCAAAATTCTCGAAAATAAATAGGGTCAGCAGGTGTAAATGTAGAATTAATGGCTTGATTAGGATCACCAACTCTGATTAAATTCAAAGCTGATTTATCTAAATTATCGGCATATTCTTGACTAGCGAGTATTTCTAATAAATCTGTTTGTAAAGGACTAGAATCTTGAGCTTCGTCTTCAAAAACAGCAAAAACTTTATTTTGTTCAATGCGGCAGGTGCTAGGATTTCGCAAAACTTTTAAAGCCCCTAATATCATATCATCGTAATCAATAAAGTCTTGTAACTGCATGATTTTTTGATATTGTTCATATAATCCAGCGGCTATTCTTAAAATGTCATATTTATTATGAGTTTGTTCACTCCACTTTAATAAATCTGCTGGCGATATTCCCGAACTTTTGGCTTCATGAATCACCGTATAAGCTAAATCTGGCAATATTTCCGTTCGCAGCACCGATTGACGACGGAGTTTTTCGGTTTCTTCGCCATCAAATTGCTTTCCTGCAAGTAAACGTAGATAAATTTCTGGATAATTAGCAATCCATTGTTCTACTGCTGTGCGAATGAATTTATGACTTTGATTGGGTGTGATTAAAGTCGCATTTTCTAATTGTAACCCTGACAAATTCGGATGACGACTAGCGATAATTAACGCTA
The DNA window shown above is from Anabaena sp. WA102 and carries:
- a CDS encoding thylakoid membrane photosystem I accumulation factor → MNSIKWLFSQTQIITNWKRLVSKCLLLLVCLFVISMQPALAGIKDDRYDGNIFVIYAGNGSLVPPKETLAQTLAEHKPAIVTFYTDDSSDCKKYAPVVSEMQAFYGRATEIIPVSVDTLLADNTYQPTEAGYYYGGSVPQVVVFDQSGKVILNKKGQVPFEEIDDKLREIFDLLPRTESVELKRRSPREFSSQLEDQ
- a CDS encoding ATP-dependent helicase, producing the protein MTNDQSPLTKLKENIAVIRAQLRPGQTQMADWRWGPLAVSAVPGAGKSTGMAAAAAIAIARQYEDYLNTGNQDYKQLIVVTFTRSATANIKLKIRENLKKLSLPQTGFAVYTLHGLALIIASRHPNLSGLQLENATLITPNQSHKFIRTAVEQWIANYPEIYLRLLAGKQFDGEETEKLRRQSVLRTEILPDLAYTVIHEAKSSGISPADLLKWSEQTHNKYDILRIAAGLYEQYQKIMQLQDFIDYDDMILGALKVLRNPSTCRIEQNKVFAVFEDEAQDSSPLQTDLLEILASQEYADNLDKSALNLIRVGDPNQAINSTFTPADPIYFREFCEDCQIQDRLAEMDQAGRSTQIIIDAANFALEWVNNQDFAKTQHRQAPFRNQKIHPVNQENGNPQPVGQGFELYTPRDIHHTVELLSQRAIELFTENPQACAAILVRENRQGRWLAAALEPICKEHKIKLYDVGEKERRSHVPQEILSLLQFCDRPHSPDYLKATLEVLVERQLIPTQDINTLASLPEEFLYPGPLATPQTETVQKAAHLCRSLLRAYLELPFYQIISFLALTLKYDQAELATADKLAERVNQQIFGNSSMGAMISTLSEIVNSERFESVEPENVEAQYTKAGQLTIITMHKAKGLDWDYVFLPFLHENLIPGRFWIPPQGQFLGDFTLSEVARAQIRAGLHKKPIPDINQAWEESKYLKIAEEYRLLYVAMTRAKRLLWMSAAQKAPFTWNKPENLQTSAPCPVFTALKRQFSR
- a CDS encoding Mur ligase family protein, coding for MTVGKKIKVIDRLRLGFAVSMAKSVTFLVRSLRLGAASVLPGSIARRIEPRILELLSQQVKNGVILIAGTNGKTTTALLLCTILERNGFCVAHNSTGANLENGLATALIDNASLLGNLNVDYAILEVDENIVPKVLKPLQPRIILCLNLFRDQLDRYGEVDSISKRWTQVIATLPTTTVVIPNADDPTLSYLGQQLPQKVLFFGLNEPENYLEAIPHAVDSIYCPRCGHALDYQGVYLSHLGDFTCPSCGFTKSKPALLSQEWSQILVGLYNKYNTLAAATAAQALGVDEVNIRDGINNFQAAFGRAEDLVIDGKRVRILLSKNPVGTNETIRVVTQSTDKTTLLVLNDRTPDGTDVSWIWDVDTEKLVTRGGTLIVSGDRVYDMALRLRYSQESLDSDINLIVEPNLQQAIATALEHTPANETLHILPTYSAMLEVREVLTGRKIL
- a CDS encoding metal ABC transporter solute-binding protein, Zn/Mn family, which codes for MLEKKLSSHLLKTIILGVMVGLFGCGNKTISTTYNTTNNNINNNLPFVVATNSVICDLTKQVAGDTINLICLIPPGINPINYKPVPEDNQAIKNAGLVLYHGYNFEPGLIKIIEEIKKPKSKIAVAKTIGVNFIKIGKTGKQIVEPHVWHNPNNTIKMVEIINSSLIKLVPKNKKIYNKNTKIITQEINQINNWIKVRLASIPDKNRKLITTNSAMIYYVKAYDIPYSVNLGNVKNMGKLTDTEVRNLAKDIQKAKVPTIFADTNTNSNLLAPVATAAKVRVSQKPLYIDGLGEPGSDGETYQKMMTANTRIIVEGLGGTYLKFEPKNPRNK